In one window of Primulina tabacum isolate GXHZ01 chromosome 8, ASM2559414v2, whole genome shotgun sequence DNA:
- the LOC142552776 gene encoding heat shock protein 90-6, mitochondrial, which translates to MLRLTARRSAATAILRSGGRHHRSVTAPLSCSDAFDHSSYEKSSTTRKWHSVLSNGSSTVIATTTKLFNIRSGPVMGCRYESTAAATDSDTTGPPAEKYEYQAEVSRLMDLIVNSLYSNKDVFLRELISNASDALDKLRFLGVTEPQLLKDGLDLDIRIQTDKDNGIITITDSGIGMTRQELVDCLGTIAQSGTAKFLKALKDSKDTGVDSNLIGQFGVGFYSAFLVSERVEVSTKSPKSDKQYVWEGEANSSSYTIREETDPSKLLTRGTRLTLYLKHDDKGFAHPERIQKLVKNYSLFVSFPIYTWQEKGYTKEVEVDEDPAEANKDEQDGKTEKKKKTKTVVERYWDWELTNETQPIWLRNPKEVSTEDYNEFYKKTFNEYLEPLASSHFTTEGEVEFRSILYVPSIAPTGKDDIVNPKTKNIRLYVKRVFISDDFDGELFPRYLSFIKGVVDSNDLPLNVSREILQESRIVRIMKKRLVRKAFDMILGITMSENRDDYVKFWENFGKHLKLGCIEDRENHKRIAPLLRFFSSQSEEDMISLDEYVENMKPDQKDIYFIAAESVASAKNAPFLEKLVEKDIEVLFLVDPIDEIAIQNLKTYKDKNFTDISKEDLDLGDKNEEKEKEMKQEFGQTCEWIKKRLGDKVASVQISNRLCTSPCVLASGKFGWSANMERLMKSQTVGDPTSLEFMRSRRVLEINPDHPVIKTLNNAYKSSPNDEEALRAVDLLYDTALISSGFTPESPAQFGGKIYEMMNMALLGKWGGYNDVSQQQVNPASFIPETVEAEVVEPAEAGGNK; encoded by the exons ATGCTGCGGCTCACGGCGAGGCGCTCCGCCGCCACGGCTATCCTGCGGAGCGGGGGCCGGCATCATCGGAGTGTTACTGCCCCTCTTTCTTGCTCCGATGCATTCGATCATTCATCG TACGAGAAGAGCAGTACTACAAGGAAATGGCACTCGGTCTTAAGTAATGGTAGCAGCACTGTGATTGCTACGACTACCAAGCTCTTTAACATTAGAAGTGGTCCAGTAATGGGCTGTCGTTATGAGTCAACTGCTGCGGCAACTGATAGCGACACCACTGGCCCACCTGCTGAAAAATATGAGTACCAAGCAGAG GTTAGCCGTCTTATGGACCTAATTGTCAACAGTTTATACAGCAACAAAGACGTGTTCCTCCGGGAGCTTATCAG CAATGCAAGTGATGCCTTGGATAAGTTGCGCTTCCTCGGTGTTACGGAACCCCAGCTTTTGAAGGATGGACTTGATCTTGACATTAGGATCCAGACCGACAAAGATAATGGGATAATTACAATCAC AGATTCTGGCATTGGAATGACACGCCAGGAACTTGTTGATTGCCTTGGTACAATTGCACAAAGTGGAACTGCAAAGTTTCTAAAAGCATTGAAG GATAGTAAGGATACTGGTGTCGACAGCAATTTAATTGGTCAGTTTGGTGTGGGATTTTATTCAGCCTTCCTTGTTTCTGAGCGG GTCGAAGTCTCAACAAAGAGCCCAAAATCCGATAAGCAATATGTATGGGAAGGAGAAGCCAACTCTAGCTCGTACACCATCCGAGAGGAGACTGATCCTTCTAAGTTGTTAACTAGGGGAACCCGTCTCACTTTATATCTTAAG CACGATGATAAAGGTTTTGCTCATCCAGAACGAATTCAGAAGCTTGTGAAAAACTATTCCCTGTTTGTTTCCTTCCCAATATATACTTGGCAGGAGAAAGGATACACTAAAGAG GTTGAGGTTGACGAGGATCCAGCAGAAGCCAATAAGGACGAACAAGATGGGAAAACTGAG aaaaagaagaaaacaaagaCGGTAGTTGAACGATATTGGGATTGGGAGCTTACAAACGAGACCCAGCCTATATGG CTTCGTAATCCCAAGGAAGTCTCTACAGAGGATTACAATGAGTTCTACAAGAAAACCTTCAATGAATACTTGGAACCCCTAGCATCTTCACATTTTACAACAGAG GGTGAAGTTGAGTTCAGATCTATATTGTATGTGCCATCCATTGCACCAACAGGGAAGGATGACATTGTTAATCCCAAGACAAAGAATATAAGGCTTTATGTGAAGCGTGTATTCATTTCTGATGACTTTGATGGGGAACTG TTCCCAAGATATTTGAGCTTCATTAAAGGTGTCGTCGATTCAAATGACCTTCCACTTAATGTATCTCGAGAAATCCTCCAAGAAAGCCGTATT GTACGCATTATGAAGAAGCGTTTGGTGCGCAAGGCGTTTGACATGATTCTGGGCATAACTATGAGTGAGAATAGAGAT GACTATGTGAAGTTCTGGGAAAATTTTGGCAAACACCTAAAGTTAGGCTGCATTGAAGATCGTGAAAACCATAAGCGCATTGCTCCGTTGCTTCGGTTTTTCTCATCTCAAAGCGAGGAAGATATGATCAGCCTGGATGAGTATGTTGAGAACATGAAACCTGATCAGAAggatatttatttcattgccGCTGAGAGTGTGGCTAGTGCTAAGAATGCACCCTTCTTGGAGAAACTTGTTGAAAAAGATATTGAA GTTCTCTTCCTAGTGGATCCTATAGATGAGATTGCTATccaaaatcttaaaacatacAAGGATAAAAACTTTACTGACATTAGCAAAGAAGATTTAGACTTGG GTGATAagaatgaggaaaaagaaaaggagatGAAGCAAGAGTTTGGCCAGACCTGTGAATGGATAAAAAAACGTTTGGGGGATAAAGTGGCTAGTGTTCAAATCTCGAATCGCCTATGCACGTCACCATGTGTACTTGCATCTGGGAAGTTCGGGTGGTCTGCCAATATGGAGAG GCTGATGAAATCCCAAACTGTTGGTGATCCCACGAGCCTAGAATTTATGAGAAGCAGGAGAGTTCTTGAAATCAATCCAGATCATCCAGTCATCAAAACTCTAAAT aACGCATACAAGAGTAGTCCAAATGACGAGGAAGCATTGAGGGCGGTGGATCTTTTATATGACACAGCTTTAATTTCTAGCGGTTTCACG CCCGAGAGTCCAGCACAGTTTGGAGGAAAAATTTATGAGATGATGAACATGGCTCTTTTAGGCAAGTGGGGGGGATACAACGATGTGTCTCAGCAGCAAGTAAATCCTGCTTCATTTATCCCAGAGACAGTTGAGGCCGAAGTAGTCGAGCCTGCTGAAGCCGGTGGTAACAAATGA